The Verrucomicrobiota bacterium nucleotide sequence CGGTCGCGCTCGAAGATGTTGGCGCGTGTGAACTTGACGTCCTTGATCGGCAGCTTGTCGTACTCGAGCAGCAGGATGATCTTAGGCACGACGAGCCGGAAACTCACCGTGTGGAGGAACTCCGTGCCGCCCTCGCCGGTCTCGATCGAGAAGTCCTGCCAGTCGTGGAACGAGTAGGTGACAAGTTGGCCGCCATCCTCGAAGACGACCTGTGCCTGCCCCTCGTAGAGCAGGCAGACGGCGCGCCGCACAGTGCAGACGTTGACCGCCTGCCACAAGCGGTTGAGCACCAGGACGCCTTCGTTGAGCAGCGCCATATCGGGCTCCATCAAAACGCGTCTATCTCCTCGAGGCGCCTGAGCAACCGCCTCGTGCCGAGCACGTTGTGCACGTAGCGCCGGGTCTCGTCGAACGCCTGCTCCTCGAGCATGCGCTCGGCGTCGCCGCCGACAGCCTCGAGCCAGCGGGCCACATTGCCGCGGCCCGCGTTGTACGCGGCCAGAGCGACCGTTTCGTTGCCGCCGAAGCGGTCGAGCAGCTCGCGCAGATAGCCACAACCGAGCCGTACGTTGACCCCCGGCTCGTCGAGCATCGCCTCGTTGTAGCCGGCAATCCCGAGCTTGGCGGCGACCTCACTCGCCGTCGCGGGCATGATCTGCATCAGCCCGCGCGCGCCCGCCGGCGACGCGGCCGTCGGACGGAAGCGGCTCTCACAATGGATCACCGCCGCCACGAGCAACCGGTCGATGCCGGCTTCGCGGGCCGCCTCGGCCACCACCGCGCGATACGTTCTCGGGAACAGCCTGGCCCGCGCCATGCCGTACAACGCAAGGAACGCAACCGTTGCTGCCGCAAGCGCGAAGAACCCCGCCAACATGGCGTTGCGCGCCTTCCTTGTCAACAGGCGCCTCCCTTGCGTGTGCTCAGGCTACTGCCGTTTGGTACAATACGCGTTGGGATCCGTTCTGTCAATGCGAGCTCAGCCCGGATCTTTGGGCAAAACGGGGTGAATCCGAGCTCGGGGCCAAGAACTCGGCCCGTCTGTCGGCGGTGACGCAAGCCGGGCTATTGGCCAAACGACCGTGTGAGGATGCACTTTACGGGCGAAGGGTTTCTGGGTGACACCTGCAGCACGGGGCTTCGACGAGTCGGTCAGCTCCGGGCCTGGTCTTGGCGCGAGCTTGTCAGCGGCTTCATGCAGGCTCACGCTTGCGGGCATGGCTTCGTCATGTTCAGGATGAGGTGTTGAGAGCGCGGCGTCGAGGCCCTTGCCTTCCAGAATGCACGTGCGCTGCGTTCCGCCGCGGCTGTGGCGCCTCACGGTCTCTGGCCCTGAGATGCCCTATCGCCGCTCCCGTGCGGTGACTACAACGGACGGGCTTCGCCGCCCGTCAGATCGAGAAGGCTTCCGGAGTGCCCAGCTGAGTTGCTCGATCGTGCCGCAAGGGGCATGCGCACGCGGGGTGGTTCCCTCTGGGGCTATTCTCACTTGCCCACCTGTGCAAGACACTTCATTGGCAATCCGTCCGCAATCCTGCACTGGAAGGATGCTTGGCCTTGACGATTCGTCCCGGAAATGGTAAGATCATTAGTCAGTTAGAGGCGCGCACTGCCGTACCGAACTGCAGGCGCATGAAGCACTTGCGGCGTCAGAGAGGATCCAGGACATGATTAGGCAATCCGTCCTTGTGTTGGTGGTGGTCTTACTTGGCCTCGGCGCCCGTCTTGGAGCTGAGGCCTTCGAGCCGTCCAAGACCCCGCCGGTCATTGTCGGCGAGGGGCGCGACGCGGGCATCTTCGTGATGTCACACAAGGCGGTGCCGGCGCGCACGACCGAGACCGTTCTCCCGCCAGCGGCACAGGGCGACCCTGCAGCGAGCGGTCTGCACTACTATGTCGATATCCCTACGCTCGTGGTGATCTACACGGACTACTACCACACCCCCGACTGCCAGATGCACCTAACCTCAGCCGACATCGCCGTGCTGCAAGCCGAGGTCGAGAAGACGCGCCTGTTCAACTGGCGCTCGTCGCACATGAAGTGCAACATGGCGATCGACTACCTCATCATCGGCGACGATCCTGGCGAGCGTACGCTTACGCCCGACATGATGTGGGAGTTCACGCCGGGTGAGGGCAACTACTGGATGCCGTGGTGGTCGTGCGACGGGTCGACGTCCGTGCAGCAGGACCTGTACGATGCCGGCGTTGTTGACGGCCAGTACTCGGTCGTCATGGTGCTCTACGCGTTCCAGAACTGCGACACGGCCTGGGCGGCCATTGGCGGCGGCACGTACGGTCCGGCCGAGTTCGGCGGTGGCTTTATGGACGATGCGGCCTACATCGCCAACCCGCTTGCCTGGGGACTCGAGGCCGAGGATGTCTGCATTCACGAGTACCTGCACGCCCTCGACGCCATCTATGAGCTGAGCGGCAATCCCGTGGGATCCAATCCACACCATGCGGACCAGCCGAGCACGTTCCCGTATCCGAAGGACTGCGGCCTGGACTTCAACTACCAGATCAACAATGTGCTCGATCCGGCGAGTTGGCTCGCGCTCTTCCCGCAATGGGCCACCGATCGGTCGACGACCGACAGCGACAACGACGGGGTGCCAAATGGGGGCGACCTGCCCATCACCGAGGCGACTCTGGGGACGAACTACCTCGACCAAGACACTGACGACGATGGCTTGTCCGACCTAGCCGAGACGATGGCCACCTACTACGCCATGTCGGACCTTTTCAATCCGGATACCGATGGCGATGGTGTGCTCGACGGCGAGGATCCATATCCGCTTTTCGCCTGCAGCGAGCACGTGATCAAAGGTGTGCCCATTACCGACGGAGTGATCGAGCCAGGCGAGTACGCTGAGATCATCCGATATAATGAAAGCGACCTCAACCATTCGGCGGTCGTCTATGGCCGCTGGACCAACGGGGTGCTCTTTCTTGCGGCTGACATTACTGACGATATGCTCAGCACGTACTACGACGAGCCGTGGTGGTGCGATAATTTCGAGATCCAGATTGATGCCCAGGAGGACGGTTGGTTCTTCGCCGGCACCCAGAATTATCGCTTCCTCATCGTGCCGAGGGGCCTGGATGGCGTGCCCGACGTCTACGGGCACGCCTACTACGACGATCCGGGCAACGACCCGTACCACGCGATAGACACCTCGGCTGTTTCTGCACGCTTCTCGTACACGGCCACGGGCTATGTTGTCGAAGTGGCGATCCCCGAGAGCGTCATGCCGGGCGTTGATGTGGAGAGCGACGCCACGTTACGTGCGACATTCTTCGTCGAGGATTACGATACGTGGCCGGGCTGGCCACGCTACAACATCATGACGGAGCGTGATGACGATATCCCCGGCTTTGTCCTCTTCAGTTTCAGCGAAGCGGCCCACTACTATGTGAACGCGCTGACCGGCGACGATGACAACGACGGGCAGGCCGCCGAGTGGGATGGTCTCCACGGGCCGAAGCAGACGATCCAGGCGATGGTCGACGCCGCCACGGCGCCGGCCATCATCCACGTGGCCCCCGGCACGTACCACGAGTCGGTCGAGATGGCGAGCAACATCGCGATCCTTGGTTCGGGGGCGGACAGGACACTTATCGACTCGGACGGCCTGACCAACCGGCACCCGCAAGGCTTGGGCGAAGCCGTCTTTTGCAGCGGCGTGACCGGGGTGACTGTGGACGGGTTCACGCTCACTACGCGCGACATCAATGACACGGCCCTCCGATCAATCAACTCGACCGTGACGGTGCGGAACTGCGTCGCTACCGGCAGCGTCAGCGGCTTTGGCGTGGGCCAGACGGGCAGTGCGACGCTAGTCAACTGCCTGCCGTACGGCAACCTCCGAGGGATCTGGCAGAGCGGGGAGGCCGGCCTAACGGTGCGCAACTGCACGCTTGTCGACAACAGCCAAGTCGGCCTGGTGCGCTGGGGCACCGGTGCAGTGACGCTCACCGATTCGATCCTGTGGGGCAATGGCGACGACCTGAGCGCTTCGAGCATCACAGTGGGTTACTGCGACATCGGCGACGGGGACTTCGCTGGCACCAACGGCAACATCTTGCAGGATCCGCTGTTCGTCGCCGGCCTGCTGCACGACTACTACCTGAGCCACATGACCTCTGGTCAACCGACAACGAGCCCGTGCGTTGATGCGGGCAGCACAACGGCTTTGGATGCCGGACTCGATGGGCTGACGACTCGCACCGATGGTGTGGGTGACACCGGCCAGGTCGATATGGGTTATCACGCGCCCTACGTGCCCCACATCACATCGATCGAGCTCACGGGTGGCATGGTACAGATCCAGTGGAACGCTCGGCCTGGCGCGAGCTACGCAGTCGAATGGTCCGATAACTGCGTGGACTGGCATGAGGTACCCGTCGGCGAGACCGGTACGTGGACTGACGTTGACTCGCCGCTATACACCGAGAAGCGCTACCGAGTCCGTGAGCAATAGTCGTACAGCGTGTCGAATAGAGAGCCGGCAACTCAATTGCTGGAGCGTCTGCGGCGGGCGGCCCCAGTCCGGTGGAACCGTGTTCAGGAGACCACGGCTGTGCCGTCGAGGTATAGCGTCTGAGACGAGCCGTCGTCGAACACGATGCGTACCTCACGCGGCGAGCACGCCAGGTCAGTAAGCGTCCATCCGGCCTCTTCCTTCTCTACGGCGATCGAGTCGATGCCGAACGCCAGCCCGCGCGGACGATCGACGTAGACGTCGCCGTAATGGTCGCGGATGCGACTGCGTGCCTCGGCGGCGGCGCCGTTGCCCCAGTCGTAGATCGTGAAGTCGCCGATTTCCTCGTCGAGGCGGGCCGTCGTGCCGCCGTGCGCGTAGTTCTCCATCATGAAGCCGTAGTCTTGGAGTCCGAAAAACGCATGAGTCTGCTCATAGAGCGCCTTGGTCCGAGGATTCTCGGGGCAGTACATCATTACGAAAGAGGCCTTGAGCGCCGCGATGCCGCGCTCGAAGAAATGTGGATCGCCCGTCTCGGCGTAGTAGTCCATAAGCAACTCGGCGAACAGACTCTGGCGTGCGTCATTCCATTCGGCGTCGGCGTTCATGACGCCGAATCCGCCGAGCGCGCGGATGTGGACAAACGGCGGCTGCCAGACCTGTTGCATCATTGACAGCTCGTCGAGTGTGCGCACGCCCCAGGCAAGGTAGCGCGCGTCGCCGGTTGCTCG carries:
- a CDS encoding lytic transglycosylase domain-containing protein, whose translation is MTRKARNAMLAGFFALAAATVAFLALYGMARARLFPRTYRAVVAEAAREAGIDRLLVAAVIHCESRFRPTAASPAGARGLMQIMPATASEVAAKLGIAGYNEAMLDEPGVNVRLGCGYLRELLDRFGGNETVALAAYNAGRGNVARWLEAVGGDAERMLEEQAFDETRRYVHNVLGTRRLLRRLEEIDAF
- a CDS encoding HNH endonuclease; translated protein: MEPDMALLNEGVLVLNRLWQAVNVCTVRRAVCLLYEGQAQVVFEDGGQLVTYSFHDWQDFSIETGEGGTEFLHTVSFRLVVPKIILLLEYDKLPIKDVKFTRANIFERDRNTCQYCGKAFDRRELNLDHVIPKDQGGHTTWTNIVCSCKRCNTRKGNRTPRQAGLRLVRKPKKPSWHPFLAMSIAGPPHATWRRFIDLAYWNVELGQD
- a CDS encoding right-handed parallel beta-helix repeat-containing protein, with protein sequence MIRQSVLVLVVVLLGLGARLGAEAFEPSKTPPVIVGEGRDAGIFVMSHKAVPARTTETVLPPAAQGDPAASGLHYYVDIPTLVVIYTDYYHTPDCQMHLTSADIAVLQAEVEKTRLFNWRSSHMKCNMAIDYLIIGDDPGERTLTPDMMWEFTPGEGNYWMPWWSCDGSTSVQQDLYDAGVVDGQYSVVMVLYAFQNCDTAWAAIGGGTYGPAEFGGGFMDDAAYIANPLAWGLEAEDVCIHEYLHALDAIYELSGNPVGSNPHHADQPSTFPYPKDCGLDFNYQINNVLDPASWLALFPQWATDRSTTDSDNDGVPNGGDLPITEATLGTNYLDQDTDDDGLSDLAETMATYYAMSDLFNPDTDGDGVLDGEDPYPLFACSEHVIKGVPITDGVIEPGEYAEIIRYNESDLNHSAVVYGRWTNGVLFLAADITDDMLSTYYDEPWWCDNFEIQIDAQEDGWFFAGTQNYRFLIVPRGLDGVPDVYGHAYYDDPGNDPYHAIDTSAVSARFSYTATGYVVEVAIPESVMPGVDVESDATLRATFFVEDYDTWPGWPRYNIMTERDDDIPGFVLFSFSEAAHYYVNALTGDDDNDGQAAEWDGLHGPKQTIQAMVDAATAPAIIHVAPGTYHESVEMASNIAILGSGADRTLIDSDGLTNRHPQGLGEAVFCSGVTGVTVDGFTLTTRDINDTALRSINSTVTVRNCVATGSVSGFGVGQTGSATLVNCLPYGNLRGIWQSGEAGLTVRNCTLVDNSQVGLVRWGTGAVTLTDSILWGNGDDLSASSITVGYCDIGDGDFAGTNGNILQDPLFVAGLLHDYYLSHMTSGQPTTSPCVDAGSTTALDAGLDGLTTRTDGVGDTGQVDMGYHAPYVPHITSIELTGGMVQIQWNARPGASYAVEWSDNCVDWHEVPVGETGTWTDVDSPLYTEKRYRVREQ